A genome region from Lytechinus pictus isolate F3 Inbred chromosome 14, Lp3.0, whole genome shotgun sequence includes the following:
- the LOC129275625 gene encoding E3 ubiquitin-protein ligase TRIM71-like produces the protein MAEKCGSEKASSSSPNLICPLCLDIFVEATILTSCGHTFCRRCLKKYDLTHQDLDHMVCPLCREITKLSANRVDDLRLNVSINGCVDDYHVKCGGMNAVLEMRQKCSGCKLQGDAVSFCRTCNNYICDKCLQCHQYLSVFEDHEIFSMDDVIEGKVSIGHLFEKCSIHKLENKDMYCEDCKVQVCHKCVLVGHKAHEIKNQVDFEQELRWKVEDLAQRCADKKTELEKNIQNIEIQRHEVHTAVQTLLDDVRQAYTIKAKELEENLRNLTDQINALKHSFDDDLNVLKSKDRQRIKSICSSITLVDNDRLSHLETDTLSAHILLCEELDAMLKEATDHTSASAITKKAKGKRFKPADDTRLDLGSISGSDPKMEVIQCVNLRSYMFGMTRYSHDSVGIAYGWTAQGIDIIDSNGGRQQYSNIPNDGKYNGLVYQQDGSLCVSIYDTNEAYMYSPLGSKKATIQMRDNTNGLNVNRSQSDEIIITNNTRQVYISDPTGSTLKHIVQTKHKTWQASITRTGLVVTSSCWDDPSVVTVYDRDGNAGESLQAPDDVYLYAAVDEQDRVYVASVDWQNRKVVIRLYDLDGLNLKERVVFNTFDMTLKGYWCYLVSLSPDMLAFACHNMLYFIKVSL, from the exons ATGGCTGAGAAGTGTGGATCAGAGAAAGCTTCAAGCTCTTCACCGAACCTGATATGTCCATTATGCCTTGATATATTTGTCGAGGCGACAATCCTGACTTCATGTGGACACACATTTTGTAGGCGATGCCTCAAGAAATACGATCTAACCCACCAGGATCTTGATCACATGGTCTGTCCTCTATGCAGGGAGATCACCAAGTTGTCTGCCAACCGTGTCGATGATCTCCGCCTCAATGTCTCCATCAACGGATGCGTAGACGATTACCACGTCAAGTGTGGTGGGATGAACGCTGTCCTCGAGATGCGACAAAAATGTTCTGGTTGCAAGCTTCAAGGAGATGCTGTCTCATTCTGCAGAACATGTAATAACTACATATGTGATAAATGTTTGCAATGTCATCAATATCTGTCAGTCTTTGAAGATCATGAGATTTTCTCCATGGATGATGTCATCGAAGGGAAGGTCAGCATTGGTCATTTATTCGAGAAGTGTTCCATCCACAAACTTGAGAACAAGGATATGTATTGTGAGGATTGTAAGGTCCAAGTCTGTCACAAGTGTGTACTTGTTGGtcataaagctcatgaaatcaAGAACCAGGTTGACTTTGAACAAGAGTTGCGATGGaag GTGGAAGACCTTGCCCAACGATGTGCTGACAAGAAAACAGAGCTGGAAAAGAACATtcaaaacatagaaatacaacGTCATGAGGTACACACTGCAGTGCAGACACTACTAGATGATGTCAGGCAGGCTTACACCATCAAGGCCAAGGAGCTGGAAGAAAATCTTCGAAATCTCACCGACCAAATAAATGCCTTAAAGCATAGTTTTGATGACGACCTCAATGTCTTGAAGTCAAAAGATCGTCAGAGGATCAAGAGTATTTGTAGTTCAATTACTTTGGTAGATAATGACAGACTGAGTCATCTTGAGACAGACACTCTATCTGCTCATATCTTGCTCTGTGAGGAACTAGATGCCATGCTGAAGGAGGCTACCGATCACACTTCTGCGTCAGCAATTACGAAGAAAGCAAAGGGGAAGAGGTTCAAGCCAGCAGATGATACTCGTCTTGACCTCGGGAGCATCTCAGGATCAGATCCCAAGATGGAAGTCATTCAGTGTGTTAATCTACGGTCATATATGTTCGGAATGACACGGTACTCACACGACAGTGTGGGTATCGCATATGGGTGGACTGCACAAGGTATTGATATCATTGATTCAAATGGTGGTAGGCAGCAGTATAGTAACATACCCAATGACGGGAAATATAATGGTCTTGTCTATCAACAAGACGGATCTTTATGCGTATCGATTTACGACACTAATGAAGCGTACATGTATTCCCCCCTTGGTTCCAAGAAGGCAACAATCCAGATGAGAGACAATACTAATGGTCTTAATGTAAACAGAAGTCAATCAgatgaaatcatcattactaacaaTACAAGACAAGTCTATATCTCTGACCCGACAGGATCCACTCTTAAACACATTGTTCAAACAAAGCACAAGACGTGGCAGGCATCTATTACCAGGACGGGTTTGGTCGTCACGAGTTCATGTTGGGACGATCCAAGCGTGGTGACGGTCTATGACAGGGATGGGAATGCTGGTGAGTCTCTACAAGCTCCAGATGATGTCTACCTGTATGCTGCCGTTGATGAGCAGGACAGGGTGTATGTAGCGAGTGTTGATTGGCAGAATAGGAAGGTGGTGATCAGACTCTATGATCTTGATGGTCTGAACCTGAAGGAAAGAGTTGTGTTCAATACATTTGATATGACATTGAAAGGTTATTGGTGTTACTTGGTCTCCCTCTCCCCAGACATGCTCGCCTTTGCTTGTCACAATATGTTATATTTCATCAAGGTATCACTGTAA